TCTGTTTTTGCTAGCTTTTTTTTGGAGGCTTCTGTGTTTAGATTAGACAATGAAATCCCTAAAAGCCTCACAGAATTATTAAGTTTTTCTTGGTAGAGTAAATTCTTTGCAGTTTCTAAGATTATAGATTTGTCGCTTATAAAATAGGGTAATGTTTTACTTCGTGTTTGCAAAGTAAAATCACTGTATTTTATTTTTAAAGTTACTGTTTTACCAGAGACTTTACTTTTATGTAATCGCCTGGAAACTTCTTCGGCGATATGCTCTAGTTTTTCGAGCATAAATATTTCGGAAGATAAGTTTTCACTAAATGTACGCTCGGCAGCTAATGATTTTCTGGTACGATTTGGTTTGACTTCACTGTTATGAATGCCACGGACAATATGATAATAATAACCACCAGATTTCCCGAAGTTATCAGTTAAGTATTCTAGGGATTTTGATTTTAAATCTTTGCCAGTAAAAATGCCTTTTTGATACATTTTTTCGGCTGTGACTTTACCAACTCCATAAAATTTTCGGATATCTAATGCTTCCAAAAATTCTAAAACATCTTCGGGATTTACGGTTTTTTGTCCATTAGGTTTGTTGTAGTCACTGGCGACTTTAGCCACAAACTTATTAATAGAGATTCCTGCAGAAGCTGTTAAGCCAGTATCTTCAAAAATACGTTGTCTTATCTGTTGCGCGATTATCGATGCGCTAGGCATACCTATTTTGTTTTGTGTGACGTCTAAATAGGCTTCATCGAGAGATAGAGGCTCTACCAAATCGGTATAGCTCAAAAATATTTTTCTAATTTTTTGAGAGACTTCTTTATAACGTTCAAAATTGGTTTTGACGAAAATCAGTTCAGGGCAAAGTTTTTCAGCCAAGCGTCCAGACATGGCACTTTTTACACCAAACTTTCGTGCCTCGTAACTTGCAGCACTAATGACACCACGTTTTCCGCCACCGCCAACAGCGATGGGTTTTCCTCGTAATTCGGGATTATCCAACTGCTCGACAGAGGCATAAAAAGCATCCATATCTACATGAATTATTTTCCGAATTGGTAAATCGTCTGGCATACTGTAAATTTATGAATTCCTGCGCAGGCAGGAATCTTACAAAAGTTAAATTGAATTATAAAAAAATTTCCGTTTTCACGGGAAGATAGCATGACTGAAATAGAACGAAAATTTTTAGTAAAATCTGAGGCTTTTAAAGACCAAGCTTTTAACGCCTACGATATAAAGCAAGGATTTTTGAATAGTGCTCCTGAACGAGCCGTTAGAATAAGACTAAAAAAAGATAAAGGTATTTTGACTATAAAAGGAAAATCATCTGAGGATGGTTTGAGCCGATTTGAATGGGAAAAGGAAATACCCAAAACGGAAGCAGAAGCACTACTGTTACTATGCGAAAAAGGGATTATAGATAAAACCAGATACGAAGTCAAAGTCGGTAATCATACTTTTGAAGTAGATGAATTTTATGGTGATAACCAAGGATTAATTATAGCCGAAGTTGAGCTTAACTCAAAAACTGAAACTTTTGAAAAGCCCGATTGGTTAGGCAAAGAAGTCACTGGAGAGATTAAATACTACAACTCTAATTTGAGTAGACTTCCTTTTATAGACTGGACATAAAAAAACGCTTTGAGATTCTCAAAGCGTTTTTATTTATAGTTAGTATTCTGTTATTGGTTATTTGGACCGCCGCTAATTATAATAAATTCCGAACGTCTATTTTGCTGATGTTCGTCTTCAGTACAATTATTACCACATTTGATTTTAAGATCATTTTCTCCACGTCCAATGGCCTGAATGCGTTTTTCTGAAATACCTTTTGAAATCACATATTGTTGTGTAGATGTTGCACGTCTTTGTGATAGTCTCTGGTTATATGGCTCAGAACCTCTACTATCTGTGTGTGATGCTGCATTAATAACCAAATCAGGGTATTTATTCATGATTTGTACAAGCTTATCTAATTCAAAAGCTGCTGTAGATGTAATATTGTGTTTATCAAAATCGAAGTAAATAGGTGCTAATTCTATTTTGTCTTCAACAATCAATTCTTCAATTGGATTCAAAGAAATTCTAACATCTTGCTCTTCCACACGTTCTGTTTTTTCAGTGATACGTTTACTGTCATAGCCATCTGCAAGAACTTCGATGTCTGAACTTGTGTTACATTCTACGATGAACGTTGTTTTACCTTCGGCATCCGAAGATTTTGTCGAAATTTTATTGCCTTGGTCGTCATATAAGCTAACCGATGCTCCTGAAATTGGCTTGCGATTACTGTCATCTAAGACTTCAACATTTAAAACAACATCACAAAGTGGTTGTAGTTTTTTGATAAGATATACATCGTCACTTCCTTTTCCGCCTTCACGGTTAGAAGACACAAAACCTTCTTCAGAATCTTCGTCAATTGTAAATGCAAAATCATCACCATTACTATTTACAGGGATGCCAATATTACGAATAGGCGCCATCTTGCCATCAATTTCTTCAGTATAAAACACATCCATACCACCAAGCCCTAAATGACCATTAGATGAAAAGTAAAGTGTGTTATTACTACTGATATAAGGAAACATTTCTTGCGCTTCGGTATTTACTTTCTGCCCCAAGTTTTCTGGTGTTCCGAGAGAACCATCGTCATTTATTGATGCTTTGTAGATGTCAAATTGCCCAAAACCGCCAGGCATATCTGAAGCAAAGTAAAGTGTCTTACCATCTGCGCTTACAGAAGGATTTTTAACAGAGTAGTTTTTGCTATTAACCGGTAGACTTACAATATCGTCCCAATCGTCACCAATTTTTGAAGCTTTAAACAAATACAATTGACTATATTTTATTTTTGATAAAGAATCTTTTTCAAAAGCCTTTTCAAAATAACTCTCACGAGAAAAATACATTGTATTTCCGTCAGGAGAAAAGGAGACTAATCCTTCATGATATTTAGTGTTAATGTCTTTGTTTAATAACTGTGCATCTTGGTATGATCCATCTGTATTTTTGTAAAGTGAATAGATGTCTAAAAAAGGTTCGTTATTCCAACCGTAAGATTTACGATTGTCATTACGCGCAGAAGCTATGTAAAGATTGCCTTTGTTTACTGTACCACCAAAATCACTATTCTCAGAATTGAAATCAGCATTTTGAACATTGAATTTTTTTCCTTGTTCTAATATTTTTGGCAAGTAATTTGGGTTGCTCAAAAAGGCTGTAGCTCTATTGTCTGAAGGACGCATCGAAGCAAAACGCTGCATTTGTGTATTTGAAGCTTCATACTTACCATTTGCTTTTAACATTTCGGCATAATTGTATATCATTTCAGGGTTTTCTGAAGACTCTAATGCTTTGGCATACCAACGCTCAGCTTCAACAGTATTAAACATATTGTAATATGATTCAGCCAGACGTCCGTATACATAGGCATCTCCTTTTCCATCTTCAACAAGTTTATTGTAACTCTCTGCAGCTTTTACAAATAGAAAGCGTTCGAATTGCTTATCTGCTTTTTTGGTGCTTGAATTTTGAGCAGTTAAGCTTAAACTACTCATCAATGCTATAAAAAATAATGTTTTAAAAATTTTCATAATGTTTTAGCTTAACTGGTTAGAAATATCTTGGTGAACGTGAAGCACGTTTAGAGAAATTTAGATCGAATAATAACATAACCTCATGAGATGCAGGAGCAAATGCATTAATATCTGATGATACAGCATCGTAGGCATACCCAATTCTCAATGATGGTGAAATAGCAAAGTTTACAAGACCAGAAAACGAATCGTCTAATCTGTATGATGCACCAATCTCAAACTTCTTATAAAATCTTGCATTTAGATTAACATCAAATGATGTTGGTGCATCAAAAGCAGATTTTACTAAAAATGATGGCTTTAATTCTGTATTAGCAGATAAGTCAAACACATAGCCACCTGACACAAAATAGTGTTGTGTTTCTGAGCCAATATTGTTTCCGTTCTGGCTTAAATGTACTGACGATAACATGTTTGGCACTGAAACAGACAAATAGTATTTGTCTGAATAGTAAAATACACCAGCACCAATGTTTGGTGTCGTTTCATTTATATTTTGAAAAAACGGGTCGTTAGGGTTAATAAGTGCGATATTTGCTAATCCTATATCGTGAAATGTTGCACCAGCTTTAAGACCAAAAGCCAGATTATGTTCGCCTCCGAGTTTTAACTTGTATGAAAAATCTACATAGGCGTTTGTTTCTTTTACTGGACCAAGCTGGTCAGCAATAACAGAAAGTCCTAGCCCCATATTATTACCAATACGAGAATGACCAAAAAAGGTACCTGTTTCTGGAGCGCCATCTATTTTTGTCCATTGGTTTCTGTACAACAAACCAAAAGATAAGCTTTCGGTTGAACCAGCATATGCAGGATTAATGATATTCATATTATACATATACTGTGTATACTGTGCGTCTTGCTGCCCTTGCATTTTAAATGCTAAGCACAAAATCAATATTATAGTGAGTTTTTTCATTGAATACGGTTTAAATTTTATTTGGCTTTTGGAGAAAATCAATTAGCGTTGTATATATATCCATCCATTTCGGGTTTCATTATCTGCTAATCGAGCAACATAGAAATAGGTGCCTACAGGTAACTCTCCACTACTTGATTGTCCAACCCATTCATTGGTGTAATTGGTTTTTTTATAGACGGAGCGTCCTTGTCTATTGAAGATTTCGATTTCTAAAACATTAAAAGCTGATAAGTCAAAAGTGTCATTCATAGAATCGCCATTAGGAGAAATACCTTCTGGAAATATACACATGGCATTACTAACCATTGTTGAAACAGTATATACACAACCTTCAGCGGTTGTAATATCTACAAAATATTCGCCATCCTCTGTTGCAGTAAACGTGCTTGAGGTATTGTCGACTGTACTTGCACCAATAGGGCCAGACCATTCATAAGTAACTGTATTTGGGTCATAACTATCATTAATTGGAGATATAGTAATCATATAATCATTTCCATCGCAACCTTGATCAAAAGCTACAAGGCTTGTGTCAAAAGAAGTAACACTTAGGTCAAAGTTTCCTGTAGAAAAACAATCAGGACTTATATCATTCACTAATCTGAAATAAATGGTTTGAGGATTAGATAGATTTTCGTAATTATCTGGATTAGGAATTGAATTTACATCATTATCGGCATCAGACTGAGATTCATAATACGTAACAGACAAGTCTGTTTGACCATTAAATATGGCATCATTTTGAGATGTTAAATCAAAAAAAGCATTGCCATTTGCGTTTTCGCAATTCACTAAATTTTGAAGAATTCCTGCTTGTGGAGTTTGATCAATTACAGATACTGTAACGTCATCAGTAACTGTAGTTTCAATACCATTAGCATTGGTGTAAGTGACTGTCGCTGAGTAAACGGTAGTTTCTGTAGGGCTTACTGTAATATCTGTATCGTTTCCTAATGATGTTCCTTGGTCATCAAACCACTCAAAAACATAGTTTGGTGCGCCGTCTGGGATAAATCGCCACAACTCTTGAAAAGACACGACCCAATCACCAGTGTTTCTTCCTGCAGGAGTATAGCCAACTGTTCCAGATGCGTTTTGTACACCAACAACAGCGAGACCATCATTCCAGGTTTGACACGTAGGTTTTTCTTCGATAATAACATCAATTACGTTTGATGCTTCGTATAAGATGATTTGTGAAGTCGTTAATAATTCGTTACAACTAAAATGAGGAACGTGAACAAAACTAACTTTAAATTGACGCTGTGGAGCAACACCGACAGTTGTAAATTCTATCTGTCCACCTTCACTTGGATCGATATCATGATAAGGTCCAAAAATAGCATTAGTTGGTAAATCTGGTGTTGGTAATAATTCGTCTGGTTCAAAACTCCAAGGGCAAAAATCTCCTGCTAAACTTGTGTCAAATCCGATTAGGCCGTTTGCACCGACAACAACTTGGTTATAAGTAATTCCAAAAAACTCAAATTCGAAACCTAAGTCGATAGGTTGAGACCAGCGGTCATCGATATTTAAACCAGTTGGTGTGCCATCTAAGTTTGCTAACGGGCATTCAAAATCGTCAATTATATAAACGCTAGTATTTGAAGTTAAAGCACTTGGCATAAAAGTTGCCGAAAGGTCTATCTCTTCAATATCACTAGCACAACCAAATACCGCATCTGGTCCAGCATTCACAATATCACATTCTTGTTGTGGACAAAATGCTTGCGATAGCACACCACTTTCTAGAATACAATTGATATCATCAGCATCTTCTACAGTAACATTGACTTCAGTACCGTTTGGAAAAGGACCAAAAGTAAATGAGCCAGCAACAGTTGTAGTCTGAACTGGGCTATTTTGGTCATCAAGTATATTAATACTTTCTGCGTCACCAACATCTGTGACTATAACGTCTATAAAAAATTCTTCATTTCCATTAGCGCAATTACTTACTATATCATAAGCAGCCGTTGGAGACACACATGTTACGCATCTGTAGTTAATTTCCCAAGGCGTAAATGTAGTACTCGATTGACAGCTTATACTTCCATCACTATCAACTTCAATAAAAAGAGAATCACCTGTTGATTGAAAATTAAGACCTGCTAAATCACCTCCATTATCACCACTAAATAAAACAGTTCCAGTATTATCAGCACTGTCATAAACGGTGATATCGTCAAAACCGCTTTCAATAGAACCAGCAAGGAATTCCAGAAAAACAGGAACACCAGTAGTTGAGGTAAATGTGTACGTCGAATTGTCATTGCTGTCGTAACAGTAGCTAAATATATCTGAACCAGCAGCACAGTCTACATCAAAGACAAGGTTTTGTGCATCTAGAGTCTGAAAATTACCAACTAAAATGATAAAAAAGTAAAGTAAAAATGATTTCATAAAAATCTAAATTTGGCTATTAGACTAGCGAAGATAAATTTTTGTTAAAATTTTAACATAAAAGTTAAGATTAATAGGTGAAATACGGTTTTTACTCGATTAAATGTTAGTTTTTTTAGTCGTCTTCCTTTAGCTCTATGTATACAGGAAAATGATCGCTATAACCACCTTTGTAACGCTTACCAACATAAGTTCTAAAAGGCTGTCCTTTAAATTTTCCATGATATTGCGTCAAAAATTGTGAATTAAAAACCTTAGCTTCACTAAGATTAAATTGCGTTGATTTTGAATCAAAAAAGTTTGTAGAAATTAAAATCTGATCAAATAAGTGCCATTCAAAATTATGGTTTAGACTGCCTTTGTCCCGAGTGGATATTTTTTTGAAAGGATTATAAAGTTGTGACTCATTTTCGAGTGATAATAAGCTTTTATCATATGGTGTATCGTTAAAGTCACCCATTACAATTATTTTTGGGTCGTCATAATTTTTCTTTAAGATTTCGACAACTTGGTTTACGGTATTTGCAGCTGCTAGACGTTTGTGTTCTGTCTCTTTTTGTCCTTGGCGACGAGACGACCAATGGTTAACTACAATATGTATTTGTTCGTTATTAAGTCTTCCTGTGACCTGTAAGACATCTCTGGTATAATCACGACTGCCATCTTCTTTTGTAAGATATACTGCAAAAGCTTCAGAATGTGAAACTTCAAAAACATCTGTATTATAAATTAAAGCCACATCAATGCCGCGTTCATCTGAAGAATCATAATGTATGATATCATATTTATAATGCTTTAGATACTTGCTGTTAATCAAATCTTTAACAACGTGTTCATTTTCAACTTCAGCTAGACCAACTATTGCTGGCGGGCTATCTACATCGTCCTCTCCAATTTGCGAAATAACTTGGCCTAATTTACGAAGTTTATTCTCGTAACGTTTTGTCGTCCAACGTTTCACCGAAGTTGGTAAAAAGTCTTCATCATTAGTATGTTCGTCATC
This DNA window, taken from Winogradskyella sp. PC-19, encodes the following:
- a CDS encoding endonuclease, with the translated sequence MSEKHTIAFYNIENLFDTKDDEHTNDEDFLPTSVKRWTTKRYENKLRKLGQVISQIGEDDVDSPPAIVGLAEVENEHVVKDLINSKYLKHYKYDIIHYDSSDERGIDVALIYNTDVFEVSHSEAFAVYLTKEDGSRDYTRDVLQVTGRLNNEQIHIVVNHWSSRRQGQKETEHKRLAAANTVNQVVEILKKNYDDPKIIVMGDFNDTPYDKSLLSLENESQLYNPFKKISTRDKGSLNHNFEWHLFDQILISTNFFDSKSTQFNLSEAKVFNSQFLTQYHGKFKGQPFRTYVGKRYKGGYSDHFPVYIELKEDD
- the dinB gene encoding DNA polymerase IV, translated to MPDDLPIRKIIHVDMDAFYASVEQLDNPELRGKPIAVGGGGKRGVISAASYEARKFGVKSAMSGRLAEKLCPELIFVKTNFERYKEVSQKIRKIFLSYTDLVEPLSLDEAYLDVTQNKIGMPSASIIAQQIRQRIFEDTGLTASAGISINKFVAKVASDYNKPNGQKTVNPEDVLEFLEALDIRKFYGVGKVTAEKMYQKGIFTGKDLKSKSLEYLTDNFGKSGGYYYHIVRGIHNSEVKPNRTRKSLAAERTFSENLSSEIFMLEKLEHIAEEVSRRLHKSKVSGKTVTLKIKYSDFTLQTRSKTLPYFISDKSIILETAKNLLYQEKLNNSVRLLGISLSNLNTEASKKKLAKTEKKSVSVQLKFEF
- a CDS encoding OmpA family protein, whose translation is MKIFKTLFFIALMSSLSLTAQNSSTKKADKQFERFLFVKAAESYNKLVEDGKGDAYVYGRLAESYYNMFNTVEAERWYAKALESSENPEMIYNYAEMLKANGKYEASNTQMQRFASMRPSDNRATAFLSNPNYLPKILEQGKKFNVQNADFNSENSDFGGTVNKGNLYIASARNDNRKSYGWNNEPFLDIYSLYKNTDGSYQDAQLLNKDINTKYHEGLVSFSPDGNTMYFSRESYFEKAFEKDSLSKIKYSQLYLFKASKIGDDWDDIVSLPVNSKNYSVKNPSVSADGKTLYFASDMPGGFGQFDIYKASINDDGSLGTPENLGQKVNTEAQEMFPYISSNNTLYFSSNGHLGLGGMDVFYTEEIDGKMAPIRNIGIPVNSNGDDFAFTIDEDSEEGFVSSNREGGKGSDDVYLIKKLQPLCDVVLNVEVLDDSNRKPISGASVSLYDDQGNKISTKSSDAEGKTTFIVECNTSSDIEVLADGYDSKRITEKTERVEEQDVRISLNPIEELIVEDKIELAPIYFDFDKHNITSTAAFELDKLVQIMNKYPDLVINAASHTDSRGSEPYNQRLSQRRATSTQQYVISKGISEKRIQAIGRGENDLKIKCGNNCTEDEHQQNRRSEFIIISGGPNNQ
- a CDS encoding type IX secretion system membrane protein PorP/SprF — translated: MKKLTIILILCLAFKMQGQQDAQYTQYMYNMNIINPAYAGSTESLSFGLLYRNQWTKIDGAPETGTFFGHSRIGNNMGLGLSVIADQLGPVKETNAYVDFSYKLKLGGEHNLAFGLKAGATFHDIGLANIALINPNDPFFQNINETTPNIGAGVFYYSDKYYLSVSVPNMLSSVHLSQNGNNIGSETQHYFVSGGYVFDLSANTELKPSFLVKSAFDAPTSFDVNLNARFYKKFEIGASYRLDDSFSGLVNFAISPSLRIGYAYDAVSSDINAFAPASHEVMLLFDLNFSKRASRSPRYF
- a CDS encoding CYTH domain-containing protein, producing MTEIERKFLVKSEAFKDQAFNAYDIKQGFLNSAPERAVRIRLKKDKGILTIKGKSSEDGLSRFEWEKEIPKTEAEALLLLCEKGIIDKTRYEVKVGNHTFEVDEFYGDNQGLIIAEVELNSKTETFEKPDWLGKEVTGEIKYYNSNLSRLPFIDWT
- a CDS encoding gliding motility-associated C-terminal domain-containing protein; the protein is MKSFLLYFFIILVGNFQTLDAQNLVFDVDCAAGSDIFSYCYDSNDNSTYTFTSTTGVPVFLEFLAGSIESGFDDITVYDSADNTGTVLFSGDNGGDLAGLNFQSTGDSLFIEVDSDGSISCQSSTTFTPWEINYRCVTCVSPTAAYDIVSNCANGNEEFFIDVIVTDVGDAESINILDDQNSPVQTTTVAGSFTFGPFPNGTEVNVTVEDADDINCILESGVLSQAFCPQQECDIVNAGPDAVFGCASDIEEIDLSATFMPSALTSNTSVYIIDDFECPLANLDGTPTGLNIDDRWSQPIDLGFEFEFFGITYNQVVVGANGLIGFDTSLAGDFCPWSFEPDELLPTPDLPTNAIFGPYHDIDPSEGGQIEFTTVGVAPQRQFKVSFVHVPHFSCNELLTTSQIILYEASNVIDVIIEEKPTCQTWNDGLAVVGVQNASGTVGYTPAGRNTGDWVVSFQELWRFIPDGAPNYVFEWFDDQGTSLGNDTDITVSPTETTVYSATVTYTNANGIETTVTDDVTVSVIDQTPQAGILQNLVNCENANGNAFFDLTSQNDAIFNGQTDLSVTYYESQSDADNDVNSIPNPDNYENLSNPQTIYFRLVNDISPDCFSTGNFDLSVTSFDTSLVAFDQGCDGNDYMITISPINDSYDPNTVTYEWSGPIGASTVDNTSSTFTATEDGEYFVDITTAEGCVYTVSTMVSNAMCIFPEGISPNGDSMNDTFDLSAFNVLEIEIFNRQGRSVYKKTNYTNEWVGQSSSGELPVGTYFYVARLADNETRNGWIYIQR